Proteins co-encoded in one Ruegeria sp. HKCCD4315 genomic window:
- a CDS encoding adenylate/guanylate cyclase domain-containing protein gives MEGSTTLAEALGDQRWSVLIENHFQVLAAIIEKYHGQFVKSLGDGTLSVFPSAKEALTAAIKIQGAIASASEEPSFGVRIGIHTGDVVQSRGDFFGTVVNKASRITTVGVAGEILVSDATRAMVGARTDFSFSEIEPRLLKGLRGHHVLYRLEWQD, from the coding sequence GTGGAGGGCAGCACAACGTTGGCGGAGGCGTTGGGCGATCAGCGTTGGTCGGTGCTGATCGAAAACCACTTCCAAGTCTTGGCGGCGATCATTGAAAAGTATCATGGCCAGTTCGTGAAATCCCTCGGAGACGGAACGTTGTCCGTCTTTCCGTCCGCGAAAGAAGCACTAACGGCCGCCATCAAGATTCAGGGGGCCATTGCATCGGCTTCCGAGGAGCCATCTTTCGGTGTTCGGATTGGGATTCATACAGGTGATGTCGTGCAATCTCGTGGAGATTTTTTCGGTACTGTGGTCAATAAAGCGTCACGCATAACGACCGTTGGTGTGGCAGGCGAGATACTCGTTTCAGATGCGACTCGTGCCATGGTCGGAGCGCGAACCGATTTCTCATTTTCTGAAATAGAACCCAGACTCCTGAAAGGTCTACGCGGTCACCACGTCTTGTATCGGTTGGAGTGGCAAGATTGA
- a CDS encoding DUF2779 domain-containing protein, translating to MLSKSDYMMFLRHPAWLWIKKHARHLLPPIDPSLQARFDEGHAFEPYAEELFGDLVRLGFSDFSEYQALPARTLEAWRNGANAVAQGRYEDGTITCISDIVSRNCDGYVLTEIKSGTSAKPEHTFDLAFQRVVLEAAGFPITRCEVAHVNRDYVRNGEINPQELVGITDITDAVTEHLEKTRTRIDQALSVVASGTMPDPSPERARLKSYGEWLEIREKLDPPLAHDSIHRLPFMNAEKASELIANGTTKIDEISDPSVLGKSTQRYLRAVANGERTIDHQELSRFLSEIVYPVHYFDYETSQSLLPPWDGTRPYQQVAFQYSLHIQHEPGGEIEHREYLHRDASNPMPALLKRLREDIGNVGSVVVWYAPFEKSRNTEMAETYPEHAEFLEGLNARVVDLMKPFADEVINDPAFKGSASIKAVLPAFLPELSYDDLDIKEGASASRLWKDVTLAEPGDPAREKVYSDLVAYCTRDTWAMVAIHRELLAM from the coding sequence ATGCTATCCAAATCAGATTACATGATGTTTCTCAGGCACCCTGCCTGGCTATGGATCAAGAAGCACGCCAGGCATCTGTTGCCGCCGATTGACCCCTCATTGCAAGCGCGCTTTGACGAGGGGCACGCGTTTGAGCCTTATGCAGAGGAGCTTTTTGGTGATCTCGTTCGCCTCGGTTTTTCAGATTTTTCAGAATACCAGGCTCTGCCCGCGCGTACTTTGGAGGCTTGGAGAAACGGTGCAAACGCAGTGGCGCAGGGACGCTATGAAGATGGAACCATAACTTGCATCTCCGACATCGTGAGCCGCAATTGCGATGGGTACGTTCTGACAGAGATCAAGAGCGGAACATCTGCAAAGCCCGAACACACTTTTGATCTCGCATTCCAGCGTGTCGTGCTTGAGGCGGCCGGGTTCCCCATTACGCGCTGCGAAGTGGCACATGTGAACCGTGATTACGTCAGAAACGGCGAAATCAATCCGCAAGAGCTTGTCGGCATCACTGACATCACGGACGCGGTGACTGAGCACCTCGAAAAAACACGCACGCGTATCGATCAGGCATTGAGCGTCGTTGCCAGCGGTACGATGCCTGATCCGTCCCCCGAACGTGCGCGCCTTAAATCCTATGGTGAATGGCTGGAGATCCGCGAAAAACTCGACCCACCTCTCGCGCATGACAGTATCCACCGCCTTCCGTTCATGAATGCGGAAAAAGCCTCGGAACTCATCGCAAATGGGACCACAAAGATTGACGAGATCAGTGATCCATCTGTGTTAGGCAAGTCGACACAGCGCTACTTGAGAGCAGTGGCGAACGGTGAACGCACAATCGATCATCAGGAGTTAAGCAGGTTTCTGAGCGAGATTGTCTATCCGGTTCACTATTTTGACTACGAGACATCTCAGAGTTTGCTGCCACCCTGGGACGGAACGCGTCCCTATCAGCAAGTGGCTTTCCAGTATTCCTTGCATATCCAGCATGAGCCTGGCGGAGAAATTGAGCACAGGGAGTATCTCCACCGAGACGCCAGTAACCCAATGCCAGCCTTGCTGAAAAGGCTTCGTGAGGACATAGGAAACGTTGGCTCTGTAGTGGTTTGGTATGCTCCGTTCGAGAAATCGCGCAATACGGAAATGGCGGAAACTTATCCAGAGCATGCAGAGTTCCTGGAAGGCCTAAACGCCCGCGTTGTAGATCTTATGAAGCCGTTTGCAGATGAAGTGATCAACGATCCCGCGTTCAAGGGAAGCGCCTCTATCAAGGCCGTTCTTCCAGCGTTTTTGCCAGAACTTTCATACGATGATCTGGACATCAAAGAGGGGGCGAGCGCGTCTCGCCTTTGGAAGGATGTAACACTGGCCGAACCGGGTGATCCAGCGCGCGAGAAGGTATATTCTGATCTTGTTGCGTATTGTACGCGCGACACCTGGGCGATGGTCGCAATTCATCGGGAATTGCTGGCGATGTGA
- a CDS encoding 2-keto-4-pentenoate hydratase — protein MTRDIEANAQKIADALTSTHHISPLSSEAGQLTLDDAYSIASRVRELRGKKRVGRKVGFTNRTIWPVYGVDQPIWGEVHADGLFSTDQPVSLARYSEPRIEPEIVLGLGYAPTAEMNNEQLAGCVDWVAPGFEIVQSIFPDWKFSVEDSIAAQGLHGCLVLGDKIAATHDVLIGLAEVPLALFKGTEAIESGKGENALGGPIEVLAHLVSVLSEADQLQGGELVTTGTLTDAWPVSPGEEWSAGFGGVMDTELSVRFT, from the coding sequence ATGACAAGAGATATTGAAGCTAACGCTCAGAAAATCGCCGATGCCCTGACCTCTACCCATCATATATCTCCACTGTCCTCAGAGGCAGGACAGCTAACGCTGGATGACGCTTATTCGATTGCAAGTCGCGTCCGAGAGCTTCGGGGCAAAAAGAGAGTCGGCCGAAAAGTCGGCTTCACGAACCGCACAATTTGGCCTGTTTATGGTGTGGATCAACCCATTTGGGGAGAGGTCCACGCAGATGGTCTGTTTTCGACTGATCAGCCGGTAAGTTTGGCAAGGTATTCAGAACCGAGAATCGAGCCAGAAATCGTACTAGGCCTTGGCTATGCCCCGACGGCTGAAATGAACAATGAACAGTTGGCAGGTTGCGTGGATTGGGTTGCCCCGGGATTTGAAATTGTTCAATCGATTTTTCCCGACTGGAAATTCTCAGTCGAAGATTCAATCGCAGCACAAGGATTGCACGGCTGCCTTGTTCTTGGCGACAAAATCGCGGCGACGCATGATGTTTTGATCGGCTTGGCCGAAGTGCCACTAGCATTGTTCAAGGGCACAGAGGCCATCGAGTCCGGCAAAGGCGAAAACGCGCTTGGAGGCCCAATTGAAGTCCTGGCTCATCTTGTGTCTGTGCTCTCCGAAGCCGACCAGCTTCAGGGAGGCGAGCTGGTTACAACCGGTACTTTGACAGACGCATGGCCAGTGTCTCCGGGTGAAGAATGGTCAGCTGGTTTTGGTGGCGTGATGGACACCGAGCTATCGGTACGATTTACATGA
- a CDS encoding DUF3299 domain-containing protein produces MRIRAKLTLVPTVLAVFLALPVHSEVARIEWADLVDETAQDYEDPFVELTGKQLSALRKLVRLRAQQEKGRSTPELLDQLQVDIEATEATLAEEGVDANWLISQRWVVMERREKAGTAANLDYDGVTVSLGGFVIPAPRDEDGSQMAYIVPERGMCSHVPPPPPNQMVRLHLSDSWAPSTVYEPIVVTGQIRIEATQKELLVVDGPVLMKAAFTLEVDDVQTFGPTKTSNEDSTNRASVLMGRKKATGGATRDD; encoded by the coding sequence ATGAGAATTCGAGCCAAACTGACACTTGTTCCAACAGTTCTCGCAGTTTTCTTGGCATTGCCGGTTCATTCGGAAGTCGCGCGTATCGAATGGGCAGACTTGGTCGATGAAACTGCTCAGGATTACGAAGATCCTTTCGTCGAATTGACGGGCAAACAGCTTAGCGCGCTTCGCAAATTGGTCCGGTTGCGCGCGCAGCAAGAAAAAGGCAGGTCGACGCCAGAGCTGTTAGACCAGCTTCAAGTGGATATCGAGGCGACCGAAGCAACCCTTGCTGAGGAAGGCGTTGATGCGAACTGGCTGATTTCCCAACGCTGGGTTGTGATGGAAAGACGTGAGAAGGCGGGTACGGCCGCTAACCTTGATTATGATGGCGTGACCGTTTCATTGGGCGGATTTGTGATCCCAGCACCCCGCGACGAAGATGGCTCCCAAATGGCATACATCGTGCCGGAACGTGGGATGTGCAGCCACGTACCGCCTCCGCCCCCGAACCAGATGGTGCGTTTGCACCTGAGTGATTCCTGGGCGCCATCGACAGTCTACGAGCCCATCGTTGTAACTGGTCAAATCAGGATTGAGGCGACGCAGAAGGAATTGCTGGTTGTTGATGGTCCCGTCCTCATGAAGGCTGCGTTTACGTTAGAGGTCGATGACGTGCAGACTTTTGGACCAACCAAGACTTCCAACGAAGATTCGACCAATAGGGCAAGTGTGCTGATGGGAAGAAAAAAAGCGACTGGCGGGGCTACCAGAGACGATTAG
- a CDS encoding amidohydrolase family protein, producing MKTLASLTAIAGFVSLAASGALAQDALPQTLFTNVHIFDGISEERIENANVLVEGNLIKTVSTDGIDAPDATLVDGGGRTLMPGLIDSHVHLYATGLVQSFSGLQAAKWDQIGATAAENARDYLYDGYTTVRDTGGMGSGLRELIDKGIVDGPRIYASGAAIGPTSGHGDWRNPEQRTFNMGSDDVANTFNLSYIADGAEEIRKASRLNFAHGASFLKLMAGGGVSSELDPLWSVAYNVDEISTAVEAASFFDTYVTVHAYTDETVTMALDAGVKSLEHAQMVSEETVKRIADEGIFWALNVAGMDPALLNHPNFSMPTVKPKLEEYLVGSENVIDYIKKYKPKIVHNVDTVLSTIGFGRAHRDFEKYYFAELLGNHAFLVAATSTGGELAQLTGRRNPYPNKLGVIEEGAYADLLIVDGNPLEDLSVLGANPKWFDAPARDRGFETIRVIMKDGVFYKNTLD from the coding sequence GTGAAAACACTGGCCTCACTGACAGCAATCGCTGGATTTGTTTCCTTGGCAGCAAGCGGTGCGTTGGCGCAGGACGCGCTCCCGCAAACCTTGTTCACCAATGTGCATATCTTTGACGGAATTAGTGAAGAGCGGATCGAAAACGCGAATGTTCTGGTTGAAGGCAATCTCATAAAGACAGTCTCGACTGACGGTATTGATGCGCCCGACGCAACGCTTGTTGACGGGGGTGGTCGCACGCTGATGCCAGGGTTGATTGACAGTCACGTGCATCTCTACGCTACTGGGCTCGTGCAATCCTTCTCGGGCCTTCAGGCCGCCAAATGGGATCAGATCGGGGCCACAGCAGCCGAAAATGCCCGCGACTATCTCTACGATGGTTACACCACGGTGCGGGATACCGGCGGAATGGGATCAGGTCTGCGTGAACTGATCGACAAAGGGATTGTAGACGGGCCACGCATCTATGCGTCAGGTGCGGCCATCGGCCCGACATCCGGGCACGGTGACTGGCGAAACCCCGAGCAGCGAACCTTCAACATGGGATCGGACGACGTCGCCAATACGTTCAACCTGTCCTATATTGCTGATGGTGCCGAGGAAATCCGGAAGGCATCGCGGCTTAACTTCGCGCATGGGGCGAGTTTCCTGAAACTGATGGCCGGTGGCGGTGTGTCATCCGAGCTCGATCCGCTCTGGTCCGTTGCTTACAACGTTGATGAGATTTCGACGGCTGTCGAGGCTGCGTCGTTCTTTGATACATATGTGACAGTCCACGCCTATACGGACGAAACGGTAACAATGGCTCTGGACGCCGGCGTCAAGTCGCTGGAGCACGCTCAGATGGTGAGCGAGGAGACCGTCAAACGCATTGCGGATGAAGGTATCTTCTGGGCTCTGAATGTTGCAGGGATGGATCCCGCGCTGCTCAACCATCCGAATTTCTCGATGCCGACGGTGAAACCGAAACTGGAAGAATATCTGGTTGGGTCAGAAAACGTCATTGATTACATTAAGAAATACAAACCCAAGATCGTGCATAACGTCGACACCGTGTTGTCCACCATCGGATTTGGACGCGCACACCGCGATTTTGAAAAATACTACTTCGCTGAATTGCTGGGGAACCATGCTTTCCTGGTTGCAGCAACCTCGACTGGTGGCGAACTGGCACAGCTTACAGGACGGCGGAACCCTTACCCCAACAAACTGGGTGTGATCGAAGAAGGGGCCTATGCAGACCTCCTGATCGTCGATGGAAACCCGCTGGAAGACCTGTCGGTTCTTGGAGCAAATCCGAAGTGGTTTGATGCACCTGCGCGTGATCGAGGGTTCGAGACCATTCGTGTGATCATGAAAGACGGCGTCTTCTACAAGAATACACTCGATTGA
- a CDS encoding amidohydrolase family protein — MTPKFKHLVATTAFSASLAIAGQGFAQEESFPILFTNVHVFNGVDEQRIENANVLVVDNLIAEVSAEPLAVANAQIIDGGGRTLMPGLIDAHVHMTVTEPVADLRDNFDWMYWGAVSTIEAEKMLLRGFTTVRDAGGPAIGLQKAIDRGKAVGPRIYASGPVISQTSGHGEHRVYTEPHPNFMGAQPSFFNQHLEFLADGVPETLRATREALRLGAVQIKVMAGGGVSSQVDPLHTVQGLPEELEASVRAAADWGTYVMVHAYTDESIVRSIEAGVISIEHGQLMTEVGAQAIKDAGAWIVPFYSLLGLDEQLIISTLGPASGEKFLSVQAGARNQMQLIKDFGIENVAFSTDIIGDPVALTKQNDEFKYRLEAWTSHEILQQATSKSAALLALSGKLNPYTAGPLGVIEQGAYADLLLVEGNPVEDAEILVDYTNNIDLIMKDGVIYKNTLD; from the coding sequence ATGACACCGAAATTCAAACACTTGGTGGCCACGACAGCCTTTTCTGCAAGCCTGGCAATCGCGGGCCAAGGTTTTGCGCAGGAAGAAAGCTTTCCGATCCTATTTACCAACGTGCACGTTTTTAACGGTGTCGATGAACAGCGAATTGAGAACGCAAACGTTCTGGTCGTGGACAACCTGATCGCAGAAGTATCAGCGGAACCACTGGCCGTTGCCAATGCACAGATCATTGACGGTGGTGGTCGAACACTTATGCCGGGCCTGATCGACGCACATGTGCATATGACAGTCACGGAACCCGTGGCCGATCTGCGCGATAATTTCGACTGGATGTACTGGGGTGCTGTATCAACAATTGAAGCCGAAAAAATGCTTCTGCGAGGGTTCACAACAGTGCGGGACGCGGGCGGCCCCGCAATCGGTCTGCAAAAAGCGATTGATCGGGGTAAGGCTGTTGGTCCGCGTATCTACGCTTCTGGGCCTGTGATCTCACAAACCTCGGGTCATGGGGAACATCGCGTTTATACCGAGCCCCATCCGAATTTCATGGGCGCGCAACCATCGTTCTTCAATCAGCACTTGGAGTTTCTGGCCGATGGCGTGCCAGAAACACTGCGTGCGACGCGCGAAGCCCTGCGTCTTGGCGCTGTCCAAATCAAAGTCATGGCGGGAGGTGGTGTGTCCTCTCAGGTTGATCCGTTACACACCGTTCAGGGCCTTCCGGAAGAGCTTGAGGCGTCTGTCCGGGCCGCCGCTGATTGGGGAACCTATGTGATGGTGCACGCCTATACAGACGAGTCCATCGTGCGCTCGATTGAGGCGGGCGTGATCAGTATCGAACACGGCCAACTGATGACCGAAGTTGGTGCTCAAGCAATCAAAGACGCGGGCGCCTGGATCGTTCCGTTCTATTCTCTTCTGGGCTTGGATGAGCAACTGATTATTTCTACGCTGGGACCCGCGTCAGGGGAAAAGTTCCTCAGCGTGCAAGCGGGTGCACGAAATCAGATGCAGTTGATCAAAGACTTCGGGATAGAGAACGTGGCTTTCTCCACGGACATTATCGGCGATCCCGTCGCGCTGACCAAGCAAAACGATGAGTTCAAGTATCGGCTGGAGGCATGGACTTCACACGAAATCCTGCAACAAGCCACGTCAAAATCGGCCGCACTTCTGGCACTTTCAGGAAAACTCAACCCCTACACAGCAGGCCCGCTGGGTGTGATCGAACAGGGCGCATACGCCGATCTGCTGCTTGTTGAAGGAAACCCGGTCGAAGATGCCGAGATCCTGGTCGACTACACCAACAACATCGACCTGATCATGAAAGATGGCGTGATTTACAAGAATACACTCGATTGA
- a CDS encoding AraC family transcriptional regulator codes for MYVSEYDFRVIAGYCLTAWQSAPKRFGILHAFGTFLCVFCLSVVTFMIFEGDMDAFDQNTNKALPLVRASVAAPVVAALRGAGVEPALVLDPLGVSEVQVMDRQNFLPHETIYKIHQAAADATSPDFCAQVGQSIDLVRFLPLGDMLAEALTLGDFFTRYTQAVSKESNAVTQSMLVEGEHAYFSAKRNFKFSVSPGQTDAFLASIWISLLHRALDFRWDPSQIILRVSEPDVLPKHFHGVQAIKCSPQGFSIRFPSTWLSHKLLSETLENPSDLTSVTLDQHAPQDFLAGLQGLIRIHLGEPGFGVDELARLCGFHRETLNSRLAPYGQLASQVISGVKLEEAKKLLGPAGKSVGETALRLGYADPTAFSRAFRKWFGMSPSDFKKTVKEQG; via the coding sequence ATGTATGTTTCTGAATATGATTTTAGAGTGATCGCTGGATATTGCCTGACAGCATGGCAGTCTGCGCCAAAAAGATTTGGCATTCTGCATGCTTTTGGCACCTTTTTGTGTGTTTTCTGTCTTTCTGTCGTTACCTTCATGATATTTGAGGGCGACATGGACGCGTTTGACCAAAACACAAATAAGGCCTTGCCGCTGGTTCGGGCATCGGTTGCTGCACCGGTGGTAGCTGCTTTGCGTGGTGCCGGTGTTGAACCAGCCCTCGTTCTGGACCCTCTTGGCGTGAGCGAAGTTCAGGTGATGGATCGCCAGAATTTCCTGCCACACGAAACGATTTATAAAATCCATCAAGCCGCTGCTGACGCAACATCACCGGACTTCTGTGCGCAAGTTGGTCAATCAATCGACCTTGTTCGGTTTCTGCCTCTTGGTGACATGTTGGCCGAGGCGTTGACGCTGGGCGACTTCTTTACGCGCTACACTCAAGCCGTCTCGAAAGAATCCAACGCGGTCACACAGTCTATGCTTGTGGAAGGAGAGCACGCTTATTTCAGTGCCAAGCGGAATTTCAAGTTTTCAGTTTCGCCGGGACAGACCGACGCATTTCTAGCGAGCATCTGGATATCATTACTGCACCGGGCTCTGGATTTTAGGTGGGACCCGAGCCAGATCATCTTACGGGTCAGCGAACCTGACGTGCTGCCCAAGCATTTTCATGGTGTTCAAGCCATCAAGTGTAGCCCTCAGGGCTTTTCGATCCGGTTTCCTTCAACCTGGCTGAGCCATAAGTTGCTTTCGGAAACGTTGGAAAACCCGTCAGACCTGACAAGCGTTACCCTCGACCAGCATGCGCCTCAAGATTTCTTAGCCGGACTTCAGGGCCTGATCCGGATTCATCTTGGCGAGCCGGGATTTGGTGTAGACGAACTGGCACGCCTATGCGGTTTCCACCGGGAGACATTGAACAGTCGGCTGGCCCCTTACGGGCAATTAGCATCTCAGGTCATATCTGGGGTCAAACTGGAAGAAGCAAAGAAGCTGCTGGGTCCGGCAGGGAAGTCCGTTGGTGAGACCGCACTGCGGCTTGGCTACGCAGACCCCACAGCGTTTTCGAGAGCCTTCCGAAAGTGGTTTGGAATGTCGCCCTCGGATTTTAAGAAAACGGTAAAAGAACAGGGCTGA
- a CDS encoding alpha/beta fold hydrolase, with amino-acid sequence MPTVSLNGAQIHYDDTGGKGETVVFSHGLLFSGAMFEAQVSQLRDRYRCITFDHRGQGRSGVTDAGYDIDTLTSDAAALIKHLDAKPCHFVGLSMGGFVGMRLAAREPSLVKTLTLLETSADPEDSQNAPRYRMLNFVARWIGLWAVIGRVMPIVFGRTFLEDTERAEEKTRWSKAITGNDRIGITRAVRGVIERAGCIDLLANIKVPVGIGVGDEDVATVPERSERIHREIKSSELVVFRRAGHSSSIETPGQVTELIERTIRRANRQKN; translated from the coding sequence ATGCCGACGGTTAGCCTAAACGGTGCACAGATCCACTACGATGATACGGGTGGCAAAGGAGAGACGGTCGTCTTTTCTCATGGCCTTTTGTTTAGTGGAGCGATGTTTGAAGCGCAGGTTTCTCAACTACGAGATCGCTATCGGTGCATTACATTCGATCATCGAGGGCAAGGCAGGAGTGGCGTTACGGATGCCGGTTATGACATTGACACACTCACTTCGGACGCAGCTGCACTGATCAAGCATCTGGATGCAAAGCCGTGCCATTTTGTTGGACTAAGCATGGGCGGATTTGTCGGGATGAGATTGGCCGCGCGGGAGCCAAGCCTGGTCAAAACACTGACCCTGCTTGAAACAAGCGCCGATCCTGAAGATTCCCAAAACGCTCCGCGCTACAGAATGCTGAACTTTGTGGCACGATGGATTGGACTATGGGCTGTCATTGGACGGGTGATGCCAATTGTGTTTGGCCGCACGTTTCTCGAGGACACTGAACGCGCTGAGGAAAAAACCAGATGGTCCAAGGCTATTACGGGAAATGATCGGATCGGCATTACACGTGCAGTCAGAGGCGTGATCGAACGGGCGGGCTGCATTGACCTCCTCGCCAACATTAAAGTTCCCGTCGGGATTGGCGTCGGGGACGAAGATGTGGCGACAGTTCCCGAAAGGTCCGAGCGCATCCATCGAGAAATCAAGAGTTCTGAACTGGTAGTGTTTCGAAGAGCGGGCCACTCGTCTTCCATTGAAACGCCTGGCCAGGTGACGGAACTAATCGAGCGCACAATCCGAAGAGCGAACCGCCAAAAAAACTGA
- a CDS encoding hemerythrin domain-containing protein has protein sequence MLDTYTIRQDDMPQEMRFLLDQYPRDSWEAHPGFKEKTKHWLGAHEMFRRVAERIRLDTEGVLSNEMGLDDYVGRLSYYGGNLVGNLHGHHGWEDRSYFPELSAADPRFDAGLELLEQDHFDLDKVLSDFTRTANRVIKLSALDEAQAYDEAGQLHATSDTIEAFLKRHLSDEEELAVPIILHHRLRG, from the coding sequence ATGCTCGATACATATACCATTCGCCAAGACGACATGCCTCAAGAAATGCGGTTTCTCTTGGACCAATACCCCCGCGACAGTTGGGAAGCCCATCCAGGTTTCAAAGAAAAAACCAAGCATTGGCTCGGCGCGCACGAGATGTTTCGCCGTGTTGCAGAACGTATTCGCTTGGATACAGAAGGGGTTTTGAGCAACGAGATGGGGTTGGACGACTACGTGGGGCGGCTATCCTACTATGGCGGCAACCTGGTTGGGAACCTGCATGGCCATCACGGCTGGGAAGATCGCAGCTATTTCCCTGAACTATCTGCTGCGGACCCTCGTTTTGATGCGGGGCTTGAGTTGCTGGAACAGGATCACTTCGATCTGGATAAGGTGCTGAGTGACTTCACCCGCACGGCGAACCGTGTGATCAAGCTATCCGCACTTGATGAGGCGCAAGCTTACGACGAAGCCGGACAGCTTCATGCGACGAGCGATACGATTGAAGCGTTCCTTAAGCGGCATCTCAGCGATGAAGAAGAATTGGCCGTGCCAATCATCTTGCATCACCGGCTCAGAGGATGA
- a CDS encoding glutathione S-transferase C-terminal domain-containing protein — MTDTSTEEDQTDINKRRARGEFVRGVSGFRHAIGDPVFPAEPDRYHLFVALNCPWCHRVTLARNMLGLQNSITMDVAFPNRTGDDDPEAPNLWEFAPDRIASLTGETLPECTSETGTGKGLRLAREIYRAEGSEEQSLPILYDKIQGRIVNNESAEIVRMLNASADSLGSTIPAAERVRLYPDEVPLHQIHDLNERIYTAINNGAYKAGFSSDQTIYATAFDAYFKTLEYLEGHLSDGRPYLTGNHFSEADLRLFPTLYRHDPVYYVRMKLNGARILDYPYLWRWLCRVYALPGIAEAGSLVHCRQGYFGRSWNSVVPNGPFKPMSYPEAYRHPDLATL, encoded by the coding sequence ATGACTGACACATCTACCGAAGAAGACCAGACTGACATCAACAAGCGCCGCGCACGGGGTGAATTCGTGCGCGGCGTTAGCGGCTTTCGCCACGCCATTGGCGATCCTGTGTTTCCGGCAGAACCTGATCGCTATCACCTGTTCGTAGCACTGAATTGTCCGTGGTGTCACAGAGTCACGCTGGCGCGAAATATGTTGGGCCTTCAAAACAGCATCACCATGGACGTTGCATTTCCAAACCGCACCGGCGACGACGATCCGGAGGCGCCAAACCTATGGGAGTTTGCACCTGATCGGATTGCATCGCTCACAGGTGAGACTTTGCCAGAATGCACGAGTGAGACCGGCACCGGCAAAGGACTACGTCTTGCCAGAGAGATCTATCGTGCCGAAGGCTCTGAAGAGCAATCCCTTCCCATCCTGTATGACAAGATACAAGGGCGCATTGTTAACAACGAAAGCGCTGAAATTGTCCGAATGCTGAACGCCTCAGCGGATTCTCTTGGCAGCACAATCCCGGCAGCTGAACGCGTTAGGCTTTACCCAGACGAAGTGCCGCTTCACCAAATTCACGACCTGAACGAACGGATTTATACAGCGATTAACAATGGTGCCTACAAGGCTGGGTTTTCATCTGATCAAACGATCTATGCAACAGCCTTTGACGCCTATTTTAAGACACTCGAATATTTGGAGGGGCATCTCTCAGATGGTAGGCCCTATTTGACAGGCAACCACTTTTCAGAAGCAGATCTTCGCCTGTTCCCAACTCTCTATCGTCACGATCCCGTCTACTATGTGCGAATGAAGCTAAATGGTGCGAGAATTCTAGATTACCCATACCTGTGGCGGTGGCTGTGCCGTGTATACGCGTTGCCCGGAATTGCCGAGGCAGGGTCTCTTGTACACTGCCGCCAGGGTTATTTCGGACGCAGTTGGAATAGCGTTGTGCCCAATGGGCCTTTCAAGCCAATGTCGTACCCTGAGGCCTATCGCCACCCTGACCTCGCAACACTGTAG
- a CDS encoding peroxiredoxin, which yields MKGKLILPYIMLNMLSGIGSVVMFYLSDFDPIWIGTFFATFTIPFFLMVLAGALGISRTSKNLPIIQLINLAAVAWVVYQISARGGFTAASEYVAIGLALFGAITMQWYIHIFSNYGRKPSAAIVKGKVLPELPLQRLDGTSTTSASFVGEKTLLVFFRAKWCPFCMNQLKEVKAKADQLAKAGVKVKFISNQGTKNSEKLARDLNLPAHFEIFQDNDLAAAKALGIEDLGGAPSGMPGYPIDTVKATVIALDEDGKVIFGDETDNYRIRPHPDTFLHVFEPRGSVRALSAA from the coding sequence ATGAAAGGCAAACTTATTCTTCCCTATATCATGCTGAACATGCTTTCAGGCATCGGTTCGGTCGTCATGTTCTACTTGTCGGACTTCGATCCGATCTGGATCGGGACATTCTTTGCCACATTCACCATACCATTTTTTCTGATGGTGCTGGCCGGTGCTTTGGGCATTTCCCGCACCTCCAAGAACCTGCCAATCATCCAACTCATCAACCTGGCTGCGGTGGCGTGGGTGGTTTACCAAATCAGCGCGCGCGGTGGTTTCACAGCTGCCAGCGAATACGTCGCCATAGGCCTAGCCTTGTTTGGCGCGATCACTATGCAATGGTATATTCACATCTTCTCGAACTATGGCCGCAAGCCAAGCGCAGCCATCGTAAAGGGCAAAGTTCTGCCTGAATTGCCCCTGCAACGTCTGGACGGGACCAGCACGACTTCCGCGTCCTTCGTAGGCGAAAAGACTCTGCTGGTATTTTTCCGCGCCAAATGGTGCCCGTTCTGCATGAACCAACTCAAAGAAGTGAAAGCAAAGGCAGATCAACTGGCGAAGGCAGGCGTAAAGGTGAAGTTCATCTCCAACCAAGGCACCAAGAACTCGGAGAAACTGGCCAGAGATCTCAATCTGCCCGCACATTTCGAGATTTTCCAGGACAACGATCTGGCCGCAGCCAAAGCCCTGGGCATCGAGGATTTGGGTGGCGCTCCGTCTGGGATGCCGGGCTACCCAATCGATACCGTCAAAGCGACTGTGATTGCACTTGATGAAGACGGCAAAGTGATCTTCGGCGATGAGACAGACAACTACCGCATTCGCCCTCATCCTGATACATTCCTACACGTCTTCGAACCGCGAGGCAGTGTCCGGGCGCTCTCAGCAGCGTAA